A window of the Henckelia pumila isolate YLH828 chromosome 3, ASM3356847v2, whole genome shotgun sequence genome harbors these coding sequences:
- the LOC140891388 gene encoding uncharacterized protein isoform X2, whose protein sequence is MSAITAIALDRLIEPGAAKSMASARNSPDSQLERQMSTPISRLDRGINAPSSKLERGISAPPNPRLDQGVEVSSSAKRDRGVYTPHNPKTDKRNFESTTSVTDKEHHWTQISPALYATPASTPLPGSPSSFPPSPYIINHKRRGPRLLKSFSEDDVGMCERADRGNGNTAENNIETAAKDYSFVHGELIDQKSDHDFVSASSGDTVGKYGISDETNGTDVKNGFVKCPSFNLQQDSELDDFVDPQESMSVQSNAESEGNGGAEQLFNSTTPIAEFYDAWEDLSLEIGPQPPMRDIDNELRETRLSLLMEMEKTKQAEETLNNMRNHWQRICERLIPLGLTLPIDPTASADGDQSADPSAEVCQQLYLARFVSNSIGRGIAKAEVEMEMQAQIRLKNSEITRLWDRLHYYETVNQEMSQRNQEVVARQLRQKRKRKQRWVWGSIAAAITLGSAFIGWSYFHAEKGSSSSRSQSHMLDCSPK, encoded by the exons ATGTCTGCAATTACAGCAATTGCTTTGGATAGACTCATAGAACCTGGAGCTGCAAAGTCCATGGCCTCAGCTAGAAATTCTCCTGATTCACAACTTGAAAGGCAGATGAGTACTCCAATCTCGAGACTAGACAGGGGAATTAATGCTCCTAGTTCAAAGCTTGAAAGGGGAATTAGTGCTCCTCCGAATCCAAGGCTGGATCAGGGAGTTGAGGTTTCTTCTAGTGCTAAGCGAGATAGGGGAGTTTATACTCCTCATAATCCTAAGACTGATAAGAGAAATTTTGAATCAACTACATCTGTTACAGATAAAGAACACCATTGGACTCAAATCTCGCCTGCACTTTATGCTACTCCTGCATCCACTCCTCTTCCTGGTTCTCCATCTTCTTTCCCTCCGTCGCCGTACATAATCAATCACAAGCGACGGGGCCCAAGACTATTGAAGAGTTTCTCTGAGGATGATGTTGGGATGTGTGAAAGAGCCGATCGAGGGAATGGGAACACCGCTGAAAACAATATAGAAACTGCGGCGAAGGATTACAGCTTTGTTCATGGCGAGTTGATTGATCAAAAGAGTGATCATGACTTTGTATCTGCCTCATCTGGAGATACAGTGGGAAAGTATGGAATCAGCGACGAAACTAATGGCACAGATGTGAAAAACGGTTTTGTGAAGTGCCCGTCATTTAATTTACAGCAGGACAGCGAGcttgatgattttgttgatcCACAGGAGTCGATGAGTGTTCAGAGCAATGCCGAAAGCGAGGGTAATGGTGGAGCGGAACAGTTATTTAACTCTACCACACCAATTGCAGAGTTCTATGATGCTTGGGAAG ATTTATCACTGGAGATAGGGCCTCAACCTCCGATGCGTGATATTGACAATGAATTGCGGGAAACCAGATTGAGTTTATTGATGGAGATGGAGAAGACAAAGCAAGCGGAAGAAACACTGAACAATATGAGAAATCACTGGCAGAGGATTTGTGAACGATTGATTCCTTTGGGGTTGACGCTTCCAATAGACCCAACTGCTTCCGCTGATGGTGATCAATCAGCTGATCCTTCAGCTGAGGTGTGCCAACAATTGTATCTAGCTCGGTTTGTATCAAATTCAATTGgaagaggaattgcaaaagctgaGGTAGAGATGGAGATGCAAGCTCAAATAAGGTTGAAGAACTCTGAGATTACTCGTCTATGGGATAGACTTCATTATTATGAAACTGTGAACCAGGAGATGTCTCAAAGGAACCAAGAAGTTGTAG CAAGGCAACTTAGGCAAAAGCGGAAGAGAAAACAGAGATGGGTTTGGGGCTCTATTGCTGCAGCAATTACACTGGGTTCAGCTTTCATTGGGTGGTCTTACTTCCACGCAGAAAAAGGATCCTCTTCCTCGAGGAGCCAATCTCACATGCTTGACTGTAGCCCCAAATAG
- the LOC140891388 gene encoding uncharacterized protein isoform X1, protein MSAITAIALDRLIEPGAAKSMASARNSPDSQLERQMSTPISRLDRGINAPSSKLERGISAPPNPRLDQGVEVSSSAKRDRGVYTPHNPKTDKRNFESTTSVTDKEHHWTQISPALYATPASTPLPGSPSSFPPSPYIINHKRRGPRLLKSFSEDDVGMCERADRGNGNTAENNIETAAKDYSFVHGELIDQKSDHDFVSASSGDTVGKYGISDETNGTDVKNGFVKCPSFNLQQDSELDDFVDPQESMSVQSNAESEGNGGAEQLFNSTTPIAEFYDAWEDLSLEIGPQPPMRDIDNELRETRLSLLMEMEKTKQAEETLNNMRNHWQRICERLIPLGLTLPIDPTASADGDQSADPSAEVCQQLYLARFVSNSIGRGIAKAEVEMEMQAQIRLKNSEITRLWDRLHYYETVNQEMSQRNQEVVETARQLRQKRKRKQRWVWGSIAAAITLGSAFIGWSYFHAEKGSSSSRSQSHMLDCSPK, encoded by the exons ATGTCTGCAATTACAGCAATTGCTTTGGATAGACTCATAGAACCTGGAGCTGCAAAGTCCATGGCCTCAGCTAGAAATTCTCCTGATTCACAACTTGAAAGGCAGATGAGTACTCCAATCTCGAGACTAGACAGGGGAATTAATGCTCCTAGTTCAAAGCTTGAAAGGGGAATTAGTGCTCCTCCGAATCCAAGGCTGGATCAGGGAGTTGAGGTTTCTTCTAGTGCTAAGCGAGATAGGGGAGTTTATACTCCTCATAATCCTAAGACTGATAAGAGAAATTTTGAATCAACTACATCTGTTACAGATAAAGAACACCATTGGACTCAAATCTCGCCTGCACTTTATGCTACTCCTGCATCCACTCCTCTTCCTGGTTCTCCATCTTCTTTCCCTCCGTCGCCGTACATAATCAATCACAAGCGACGGGGCCCAAGACTATTGAAGAGTTTCTCTGAGGATGATGTTGGGATGTGTGAAAGAGCCGATCGAGGGAATGGGAACACCGCTGAAAACAATATAGAAACTGCGGCGAAGGATTACAGCTTTGTTCATGGCGAGTTGATTGATCAAAAGAGTGATCATGACTTTGTATCTGCCTCATCTGGAGATACAGTGGGAAAGTATGGAATCAGCGACGAAACTAATGGCACAGATGTGAAAAACGGTTTTGTGAAGTGCCCGTCATTTAATTTACAGCAGGACAGCGAGcttgatgattttgttgatcCACAGGAGTCGATGAGTGTTCAGAGCAATGCCGAAAGCGAGGGTAATGGTGGAGCGGAACAGTTATTTAACTCTACCACACCAATTGCAGAGTTCTATGATGCTTGGGAAG ATTTATCACTGGAGATAGGGCCTCAACCTCCGATGCGTGATATTGACAATGAATTGCGGGAAACCAGATTGAGTTTATTGATGGAGATGGAGAAGACAAAGCAAGCGGAAGAAACACTGAACAATATGAGAAATCACTGGCAGAGGATTTGTGAACGATTGATTCCTTTGGGGTTGACGCTTCCAATAGACCCAACTGCTTCCGCTGATGGTGATCAATCAGCTGATCCTTCAGCTGAGGTGTGCCAACAATTGTATCTAGCTCGGTTTGTATCAAATTCAATTGgaagaggaattgcaaaagctgaGGTAGAGATGGAGATGCAAGCTCAAATAAGGTTGAAGAACTCTGAGATTACTCGTCTATGGGATAGACTTCATTATTATGAAACTGTGAACCAGGAGATGTCTCAAAGGAACCAAGAAGTTGTAG AAACAGCAAGGCAACTTAGGCAAAAGCGGAAGAGAAAACAGAGATGGGTTTGGGGCTCTATTGCTGCAGCAATTACACTGGGTTCAGCTTTCATTGGGTGGTCTTACTTCCACGCAGAAAAAGGATCCTCTTCCTCGAGGAGCCAATCTCACATGCTTGACTGTAGCCCCAAATAG
- the LOC140886896 gene encoding soluble inorganic pyrophosphatase 4-like, with protein MGDSQGEYRTGKSSTNSQVALNERILASMSRRTVAAHPWHDLEIGPGAPAIFNCVVEIGKGSKVKYELDKNSGLIKVDRVLYSSVVYPHNYGFIPRTLCEDSDPLDVLVLMQEPVLPGTYLRARAIGLMPMIDQGEKDDKIIAVCADDPEFRHHKDIKDLPPHRLAEIRRFFEDYKKNENKEVAVEDFLPAEAAIDAVRHSMDLYASYIVECLRK; from the exons ATGGGCGACAGCCAGGGCGAATACAGGACCGGGAAAAGTTCGACAAACTCTCAAGTTGCTCTTAATGAAAGAATTCTAGCCTCTATGTCACGGAGAACTGTTGCTGCTCATCCATGGCACGACTTGGAAATTG GGCCAGGGGCACCTGCAATTTTCAACTGT GTGGTTGAAATTGGTAAAGGCAGCAAGGTTAAATATGAGCTTGACAAAAACAGTGGCCTCATCAAG GTTGATCGAGTGCTCTACTCATCTGTTGTATATCCACACAACTATGGTTTTATCCCACGAACCCTTTGTGAAGATAGTGATCCTTTGGATGTTCTAGTTCTGATGCAG GAACCCGTGCTACCTGGTACTTACCTCCGCGCACGTGCCATTGGGCTGATGCCAATGATAGATCAG GGTGAAAAGGATGACAAAATAATTGCAGTATGTGCTGATGACCCCGAGTTTCGCCATCACAAGGACATAAAGGATCTTCCACCACATCGCCTAGCTGAAATCCGCCGCTTCTTTGAGGACT ACAAAAAGAATGAGAACAAAGAAGTTGCAGTGGAAGACTTCCTGCCAGCTGAAGCAGCGATTGATGCAGTCAGGCACTCCAT GGATCTGTATGCTTCCTATATCGTGGAATGCTTGAGGAAGTGA